A segment of the Deinococcus roseus genome:
CAGCTGCGGCAGCAACTTCGGCAACAACACCTACACCATCGAAAACACCGCTAATCTGACCTCCCTCACCCCCGTGTGCGGAGCCTACTCTTTCCCCCCCAGTGGATGGGTGGCCACCAGCATCTTCAGCAGCTCTGGATGCAGCAGCACCAGCAGCGTCAGCAACACCGCCTACACCATCCAGAACACCGCTGGACTGAGCACCCTCAGCGCCATGTGCGCCACCGTCACCCAGCCCCCCAGTGGGTGGGTGGTCACCTCGGTGAACAACTTCAGCTCTGCCTGCAGTGCACCCAACCGCAGCCCCATCAGCTACAGCATTTCCAACACCGCAAAATTCACCAGCATTTCTCCCGTGTGCTCCAGCTACTCCATGGTGCCCTCTGGATGGACCATCACCTCCAGGTTCACCAGTTCCGGGTGCGGCAGCAGCTTGAATAACGCCTACGCCATCCGCAAGCTCTGATCCCTTCAGAGGCCATACAACTTTGTTCCAGCAGCCGGAAGAAAACCTTCTGGCTGTTTGTTCTTTTGGGTTGTGGCCCAGCGGCCTGATTTTCAGTGCAGACTCTTTTAGACTGAAACCAGCCATGAATTTGAGCCTGATTCTCTCCCAGCATGCCCACAACACCCCGGACAGGCCTGCCCTGATCACCCGCCAGGGAACCACCACCTACCTTCAACTGGAGCAAATGTCAGACAGCATGGCCGTACAGCTGCGAAAATTGGGCGTGCAGCAAAGCACCCGTGTGCTGGTGCTCATTCCCATTGGCCCGGAGCTTTATGCCACCCTGGCCGCCCTCTGGAAACTGGGGGCCGTGGCCGTGATTGTGGACCCAGGAGCAGGCACAGCCAACTTCAGGCACGGGGCAAAAGCAACCCAGCCAGAGGTTTTTGTGGGCATCCCAAAAGCCCACCTGCTGCGTTTGCTCAGCCCAGAATTGCGGCAGGTGAGAAAGCATCTGGTGACTTCTGGCTGGTTGCCGTTCACAACCCCATGGATCCAGCAGAAGGTTGATGCTGTGGCTGCCCTGGATCTTCCAGCAGACGCACCTGCCCTGATCACTTTCACTTCGGGGAGCACGGCCAGACCCAAAGCAGCATCCCGTTCCCATGCCTTTTTGCTGGCCCAGAATCAGGCCCTGCAACACACCCTGCAACTGGAACCAGACGGCACTCACCTCTGCACCCTGGCCGTGGTCACTTTGACTGTGCTGGCTGCTGGAGGCACCGCCCTGATCCCGGATGCAAAGCTGGCCCGACCTGGCTTCATTGATCCAGAACCCGTCTTGAAGCAACTGAACAGCCACCCAGCTTTAACTGTGGCTGCTTCTCCAGCTTTTGTGGAACGTCTGGCCGAAAACGGAATGCTGCCTTTCAAACGCATTTATGTGGGAGGTGCCCCTGTGTTCCCCTATCAACTGGAACTGTTCACAAAGCAGTCCCAGGCAGAAGTGTACAGCGTTTACGGTTCCACCGAAGCCGAACCCATCGCAGAACAGGCTTACGCTGAAATCAAAGAGGCAGATTTTGCACAGATGCGCACCGGAAAAGGACTGCTGGCAGGGCTTCCCGTTGAGGAAATCCAGCTGAAAATCCTGCCAGACCAGCACGGTCAACTTTTTCCCTACCAGACCCGTCAGGCATTTGAGGCAGCAGCTTTGCCTTCCCTGCGAACCGGAGAAATTGTGGTCACTGGAGGCCATGTTTTAAAAAGCTACCTGGACCCTGCAGGCAACAAAGAAACCAAATGGATGGATGAAACAGGCACCACCTGGCACCGCACTGGAGATGCAGGGTACCTGGATCAGCAGGGCAGGTTGTGGCTGCTGGGAAGATGCTCTGCAAAGGTGCAAGACAGCAAAGGCACCCTGTACCCTTTCAGTGTGGAGGTCGCTGCCCAGCACCACACCGCAGTCAAACGGGCTGCCCTCACTGCTCAGGACGGCAAACGGGTGCTGTGGGTGCAATGGAAAGACCCAGAAGACCTCTCAGGCCTCAAAAAAATGCTTGAATGGGCTTCTCTGGACGACATTCGCAGCATTGCAAAAATTCCGCTGGACCGCAGGCACAACGCCAAGGTGGATTACACCCGACTCAACCACAAGTGATGCAGCAGCCCTTTATTTCTCCCCAATCGGAATTTTTTCACCCAGAAATTTCGGCTGGGTGTTCAGCACTTTGACATCCAGAATGGCCGCCAGACGTGCAAATTGCTCTCTCAGCAACACCTTCATGCCCCCATATCCACCCACATCCTGGGCATTGAACCCAATGGCATCCAGACCCCTGGCCTGCGCCAGATACACGGCCCGTTCGTTGTGAAACTTCTGGGAGATCACCGTGAACGCCTCCTGCCCAAACACCTTGCTGGCCCGCACCACCGAATCCAGCGTGCGAAACCCCGCATAATCCAGCACGATGTGGTCTGCAGGAATGCCCAGTTTCACCAGGTCGTTTTTCATGGTGGTGGGCTCATCGTAATACACCGTTGAGTTGTCTCCGGTGACCAGCACAAAATCAATTTTCTGGTTCTTGTAGAGCAGGGCTGCTGCTTCCAGACGGTACTGGTAAAACAAATTGATCTGCTTTCCCACAAATTTGGAGGTGCCCAGCAAAAGACCCACCTTGCGGTGTGGAGTCTGGGAAGCATCGTCATACAGGCTGTCTCTGGCAGCATTCTTCACGATGGCATCTGAAACAGGCAGGCTGATGATCCCCAAAAACACCAGCCCCAGAAAGAGGGCAGACCACAAACGAATTCTGGATTTCATTTCAAACCCCAGTGTAGAGGCTGCGTATGATGGCTTCATGGGCAAAAGACTGGAAAGCATCACCCCGATCCTGCATGAATTCATCGAGAAACAGAACATCTATTTCGTGGGCACCGCTGGCGCAGAAGGCCACGTGAACCTCTCCCCCAAAGGCATGGATTCCCTGCGGGTGCTGGGACCCAACCGGGTGGCCTGGCTGAACGTCACTGGAAGTGGCAACGAATCTGCCGCCCACGTGCTGGAAAACCAGCGCATGACCCTGATGTTCTGTGCCTTTGAAGGACCCCCCATGATCCTCAGACTTTACGGCAAAGCCAGGGTATACCATGCTTACGACCCTGAATGGACTGCAAAAACAGCCCTCTTCCCGGACTTCCCAGGCACCCGTCAGGTGTTTGAAGTGGATGTGGAACTGGTCCAGACCTCCTGTGGCATGGCCGTTCCTTTCTTTGATTACCAGGAAGAACGGGAAGAACTCAACGCATGGGCAGAAAAGAAAACCCCTGAGCAAATCCACGCTTACTGGGAGCAGAAAAACACCGTCAGTCTGGACGGAAAGCCCACCCAGATTTTCAAGCCTTAAGCTTTCTCTTGCACCTGTTTGGGTTCCTGCTGTTCTTTTAAAAGGGTTTTGAGTTCCAGCACATGATTCTCCAGCCGCTCCAGCCGCTCTTGCAGTTCCTGGTCCTGCGGCTGGTGTTCTTCTTCCACAAAGAAAGCGGCCACGCTGGCGGTCAGCAACCCAAACAGCGTGATGCCTGTGAACATCAGAAAAATGGCCACCCCTCTGCCCGCAGGTGTGACAGGAAACTTGTCTCCATAACCCACAGTGGTGATGGTGGTGACCGCCCACCACAAAGCATCCTGATAGGAGTTGATTGAACCGCCCTGACCCCGTTCAAAAGCCAGCACCAGGGCCGAACTGAGCACCACCACCAGCACCCCCATCAGGCCCACAAAGTTGATGGCCCTTTGCCTGAACAGCCGCTTTGAGCGCTTCCAGGTGCGGTACAGCATCAGCACAATCTTCAGCAGCCTGAGGGGCCGCAGGAAAGGCATCACCACAATCAGCACATCGGCCCAATGGGTGGTCAGAAAATGCAGGCGTCTGGGGTACAAATACAGCTTGGCCAGCAGCTCCAGCGCAAAAAGCGCCCAGATGAACCACTCCAGGCCCTCAATCAGGCGCACGGTTTCGGCAGGAAGCCGAACCGCCTGCGGCAAAATTTCAAAAAGCAAATAAACGATGGCCAGCACCAGCATGGGAACTTCGGTCAGGCGTTCCAGTCGGTGGTAGGCCCGCATGTTCTGCAGTTGCATGCCCTGATTTTAGTCCATATGTGGCCAGTGTTCGGGAAAATCCGTATTGACAAAAACCCGACGGGCCTCCATCAAGAGCTTTTGCCATTCTGCAAGGTCATACCGTTTGGAGACATGCATCAGCAGCAGTTTTTTGATTCCACACTCAAGGGCAATTTGTGCTGCCTGCTGGCTGGTCAGGTGAAAATTGCGTTGTGCCCGATCCAGATCCTCTTGCATGTACTGCCCTTCACAAATCAGGATGTCCATGCCTTTTAAAAACACCTGCAAAGCCTCTCTGGTTTCTTTGGTCAGCAAAAAGTCGGTCAGGTAAGCCACGCCTCCTCTGGGATGTCCCACCAGCAACTTCTCCCTGAGGTCAGCCGTCTCATGGACTTGCCCATCCACTTCCAGGGTCTTTTCCTCAAAATGGAAATCCTTCAGGTGTTCCATCCACTTTCCAGGCTGCAGACCCAGCCCTGGCAGCTTCGCAACATCAATGCGGGTTTTGGCTTTCTCCTGCACTGCAAACCCCAGGCAGGGGGTCTGGTGGTCCAGGGTGATGGCCTTCACCTGGTACTGCTCCTCATCCAGAATCACCCCACTGTGTTTCCTCTGGCCCAGATCATGGGTGATCCTGAACCCTTCTGCAGTGTCAAAACGGTAGGTCTGGATGTGCTCTGGAAACACCTCATGCACCTGCCAGATGGTGCTGTACTGCTCTGCCAGGTTCCACATGTACCCCTGAAAGCGGTGCTGCATGATTTTTGCAGTTTCAGGTGGTCCCCAGATGTGGTTCTCCTTGCTGGTCCGGTTGAAATTTGCCCGGAAGTAAGCATCAAACCCCGAAACATGGTCCACATGCAAATGCGAAAAGAACAGGTGGTCCACCCCCAGAATGTCTGAATAAGGCAGACCAGTCAGGGTTCCATCTCCGCAATCAAACAGCAAACGCTCCAGCTTGCGGTAGTTTTCCAATTTGACCAGCAAGGCATTGTCCATGCCCATCTGGCCCAGCACCTGAAAGTGAATGCCCATGGGCTCACTTCACCATCCGGAATTCTGGGTGTTTCAACCACCACTCCAGGAAATCAGCATCCCCATAATGGCTGAACCACGTTTCCTCAGAGGCAGTTTCATAGGGAATGGCCCACAAACGGCCTGCATGACCATCAAAATACCTGTCATAAAGGGCAATGTTTTCTTGAAAAGACAGGTTTTTTCCTTGAAGGTATTCGTACACACTCCAGTCTGCTCCATTGAGAACACCACCAAAGTCAATGAGACCATGCAAAGATCTAGCCAAAAATGCTGCCAAGGCTCCAACAGCCAAATGAGAAGCCAATCCATTTGACATGGCACCTACCTGAAACTTATTTTCTGGGCGAAGCCCCATCCAGGTTTCTATATTTATGATCTCCTGATCTTCTGATGCATAAAGCATTTCCGTAAAAGAAATTAATAGAGGTGGTGGACTATAAACTTCAATCTCTTTTAGCAATCTATTCTTAATTTCCAGATCTACAATAAAATCTGCCTTAGAAATATTGAATGATAAGTCATCATCCTTGCGTTTAATAAATACACTTGATAGTGAGCATAATGCATGAATCATATCTTTTTGTTGAGGTGTCAAAGCTTTTTGAAGAAGAATTTCCACAGCAGGTCCGCCCATCTCACCATTTTATCTAATCATCGCTACAGTTGCATTGGCGCAATGGCATAAAAAAAGACCCGATCTTTCGATCAGGCCTTTGTATTTCTGGAGCGGGTAACGAGACTCGAACTCGTGACCTCAACCTTGGCAAGGTCGCGCTCTACCAACTGAGCTACA
Coding sequences within it:
- a CDS encoding pyridoxamine 5'-phosphate oxidase family protein, whose protein sequence is MGKRLESITPILHEFIEKQNIYFVGTAGAEGHVNLSPKGMDSLRVLGPNRVAWLNVTGSGNESAAHVLENQRMTLMFCAFEGPPMILRLYGKARVYHAYDPEWTAKTALFPDFPGTRQVFEVDVELVQTSCGMAVPFFDYQEEREELNAWAEKKTPEQIHAYWEQKNTVSLDGKPTQIFKP
- a CDS encoding DUF6368 family protein; this translates as MGGPAVEILLQKALTPQQKDMIHALCSLSSVFIKRKDDDLSFNISKADFIVDLEIKNRLLKEIEVYSPPPLLISFTEMLYASEDQEIINIETWMGLRPENKFQVGAMSNGLASHLAVGALAAFLARSLHGLIDFGGVLNGADWSVYEYLQGKNLSFQENIALYDRYFDGHAGRLWAIPYETASEETWFSHYGDADFLEWWLKHPEFRMVK
- a CDS encoding MBL fold metallo-hydrolase; amino-acid sequence: MGIHFQVLGQMGMDNALLVKLENYRKLERLLFDCGDGTLTGLPYSDILGVDHLFFSHLHVDHVSGFDAYFRANFNRTSKENHIWGPPETAKIMQHRFQGYMWNLAEQYSTIWQVHEVFPEHIQTYRFDTAEGFRITHDLGQRKHSGVILDEEQYQVKAITLDHQTPCLGFAVQEKAKTRIDVAKLPGLGLQPGKWMEHLKDFHFEEKTLEVDGQVHETADLREKLLVGHPRGGVAYLTDFLLTKETREALQVFLKGMDILICEGQYMQEDLDRAQRNFHLTSQQAAQIALECGIKKLLLMHVSKRYDLAEWQKLLMEARRVFVNTDFPEHWPHMD
- a CDS encoding potassium channel family protein, which produces MQLQNMRAYHRLERLTEVPMLVLAIVYLLFEILPQAVRLPAETVRLIEGLEWFIWALFALELLAKLYLYPRRLHFLTTHWADVLIVVMPFLRPLRLLKIVLMLYRTWKRSKRLFRQRAINFVGLMGVLVVVLSSALVLAFERGQGGSINSYQDALWWAVTTITTVGYGDKFPVTPAGRGVAIFLMFTGITLFGLLTASVAAFFVEEEHQPQDQELQERLERLENHVLELKTLLKEQQEPKQVQEKA
- a CDS encoding AMP-binding protein; translation: MNLSLILSQHAHNTPDRPALITRQGTTTYLQLEQMSDSMAVQLRKLGVQQSTRVLVLIPIGPELYATLAALWKLGAVAVIVDPGAGTANFRHGAKATQPEVFVGIPKAHLLRLLSPELRQVRKHLVTSGWLPFTTPWIQQKVDAVAALDLPADAPALITFTSGSTARPKAASRSHAFLLAQNQALQHTLQLEPDGTHLCTLAVVTLTVLAAGGTALIPDAKLARPGFIDPEPVLKQLNSHPALTVAASPAFVERLAENGMLPFKRIYVGGAPVFPYQLELFTKQSQAEVYSVYGSTEAEPIAEQAYAEIKEADFAQMRTGKGLLAGLPVEEIQLKILPDQHGQLFPYQTRQAFEAAALPSLRTGEIVVTGGHVLKSYLDPAGNKETKWMDETGTTWHRTGDAGYLDQQGRLWLLGRCSAKVQDSKGTLYPFSVEVAAQHHTAVKRAALTAQDGKRVLWVQWKDPEDLSGLKKMLEWASLDDIRSIAKIPLDRRHNAKVDYTRLNHK
- a CDS encoding SanA/YdcF family protein; this translates as MKSRIRLWSALFLGLVFLGIISLPVSDAIVKNAARDSLYDDASQTPHRKVGLLLGTSKFVGKQINLFYQYRLEAAALLYKNQKIDFVLVTGDNSTVYYDEPTTMKNDLVKLGIPADHIVLDYAGFRTLDSVVRASKVFGQEAFTVISQKFHNERAVYLAQARGLDAIGFNAQDVGGYGGMKVLLREQFARLAAILDVKVLNTQPKFLGEKIPIGEK